The DNA region gtatgaaattctttcataagTATGTAATGCTTGGAATTGTATACCATTCTTATGTTTGTAATTATATCTGGTCTTTCAGATGAGGTTTTCAGAGACGCACAATCTCTGGTTAGATCTGTAATGGATGGTTACAATGTGTGTATGTTCGCATATGGTCAAACTGGATCAGGCAAAACACATACTATGGTGAGAATGCATATATCTCTTTTCCTGTTAAATTTAGTGTACATATACATATGCTAATATGCAATGCTTGACACTTGCTATTGACAGTATGGCCCTCCAGGTGGATCAACGAAGGAGTGGGGAATCAGTTATTTGGCTCTGAATGATCTCTTTAAGCTTTCTGATCAAAGAAGTGACCTCACCAAGTACGAAATTCAAGTCCAGATGGTTGAGATTTACAATGAACAAGTCCATGATCTTCTTGCTGAAGATTCAGGCGTTAAGAAATATCCTTTCTCATTTAGCCACTGATTAAAACTTcattagatttttttaaatgGCATAACAAAAGAATGGACAAATATAGTTTTTTTCTGTTTCTTTATGTATGCATTATACTTTTGCATAGTTGGTTTCTTAACTATCAGCACATTAGAGATCCGGAGTTGTATGAGTGAAAACGGCTTGGCCCTTCCTGATGCTACATTGTGTCCAGTGAAGTCAACAATGGATGCCATAAACTTGATGAAGCTTGGTGACATGAGACGATCTATTGGTTCCACAGCAATCAACAGTAGAAGTAGTCGTTCACACAGGTCAGTAGTTCACTTCCTATGTCAATTCGACATTTTCATCATAGCAGACACTAACTTTGTTTCTGTAGCGTATTGTCCGTTCATGTCTATGGTGCTGATACTTCTGGAAGCATGCTTCGGAGCTGCCTCCATCTGGTAGATCTGGCTGGCAGCGAACGGGTAGATAAGTCGGAAGTAACTGGTGATGGGCTCCGTGAAGCACAGCACATAAACAAGTCTCTTTCTTGTTTGGCTGATGTTATCACAGCCTTGGCTCAGAAAAACTCACATATTCCCTACAGAAACAGCAAGCTCACTTTACTTCTTCAGAATTCTTTAGGTAATGCTATATCTATGTCAATATGAAATACtcttttatgtaattttatgcatttaatGGCAAGAAAATTGCAGTCTGAATTTGAGTGAAGTGTGATGCAATGTTACTGATTGGAGTTTACCTGATCAGGAGGAAATTCCAAAACCTTGATGCTTGCTCACGTGAATCCAGAGGGTGATTCTTTCGGAGAGACAATGAGTACATTGAAATTCGCATAGAGGGTCTCAACAGTAGAGCTCGGTGCAGCTCGTGCAAATAAAGAGAGCAGCAGTGAGGTATTAGAGCTCAAAGCTCAGGCATGTTATACAATTGTATTTTTTGCAGATAGAAAGATTATACAATCAAGAGCTCAAAATTGTTTAATCCGCCAAATATATGCTCGTGATGAGATTATATGATTATGCGGCTTGATGGAAGCTCCATTGTTTTTGCAGATAGAGAGCTTAAAAAGAGCATTGGATGATAAGGAGATTAGGACCCCTCCAATGAAGAAAGTAACAGAATCAGCAAGACCAACAACAGAACGAACGCCCCCACGTGTCAGAAGATTAAGCATCGAGAATGGCTCCAACACGGCACTGGAGAAACCTATGAATTATGATGACAGAAGGGCGGCTAAAACTCCTTCCGCAAAGCCTAAACAGACGGAGCAAACGCCTCCTCCAAAAAGCAGAAGGTTGAGCATTGAAAATGTCACCCCTAAAACAGCAGGGGTATCTATGAATTATGATGACAGAAGGGCGGAAAAAACGCCTCCCCCAAGGAGCAGAAGGTTAAGCATTGAAAATGGCACCACTATAACAGCAGGTGCATCCAAGAATCATGAGGAAAAGGGGGCCAAGACCCCTCGTTCACGAAGATTGAGTCTAGAAGGTCCGAGGAATGTACAGAAGGATTCCAACCTCATAAAATCACCAAAACCGATAACCAAGATCTCAAAGCCAGAAGTGAGAAGTCTGCAAAATCATAGCCAGCTTGATCAAAGGGCGCCTCGTAGCCCAATAAGGTATTCTCTGAAAAGCCCGATGATCAAGCTTGATACAGCGAACATGAGGGTGATTCCGTTACAAACGCCAAAAACACCTGAACCACAGATAAAATCAAGGAACGAGATCCAGAGACCGCTGACAACTGACTGTGGCCAGACGCCTATTGGGAAATTCATCAatggctcagagaagaggtagGCAGTCCTATTCTTGCTTACTATTGTTTAAATGAGTTTCATTTATCTGCAAATTCACCTATTTATGTGAAAATGCAGGAACCATCAGCAGCGACCAACAAAACCAATGACATCATTTAAAAGTACTGGCATGATGCATGATCCTAAGTCTCCAACATAATCTAACCCAAGGGCCTTGAGGAGGCAGTCATTGACAAGCATACAGCCACCAGAAAGATCTAGACGATCTTCGATCGGGGGCATTCCAACCGATCCTTGTGAGTTTAGTTAGGACAAGATTTCATTTTATGATATCACTTATGATACACTGCTTGAACCTCTCTTTCTCTTCTGCAGATGGAAATGAGAGTGTAAATGCCAAGACACCCCCTCCGGTTCGAGCTTCCGCAAAGTAAACAAAACGCTGGCTTTAAATCGCAAGGAAATTTGCTTTGGCTCGAACCAAATTGGGAGAAGCTGACATTTTGATTTCTTGTACAGAAGTTCAAGGTTTGTAGAATTTTTGTACGGGAAATCAATAGAAAAAATGGATTCTTGATTGACACAAATGCCATTGTCTATGagattttaatgagaaattagaTGCCATTTCTTGATGACATGCTTGATACTAatattgtaaaatatttaatatactagtagtaaaagAAATATACTATGTGTATACCCAAATAAGAAATTTACGGACTTTAAAGTAGAAAATTGGCTGCTGTAGAAATAAGCAAACTTCAAAAAATCTTAAATTACAAATTGTATATGAAAtgatactagtattttttttttttacgtaATACGCGGCATAATGGAAGTTACGCGATTAAATCATTGAATAATCAATTTCGAAACTAAAGTAgatctaaaattaaataatggattgGTGATTTTAGCAATTAGCATCACTCAGTCTTGCTTCATTTTCAACTTTGGTATTTCAACCAGAAATGTGTGGATTTATTTAGGGTTCACAATTTTCAATACGACACATAAATTTGATATAAGAGTGCATGAAATTAATGAGTTTGGTCAATTCTTATTGAGTTCGTCGTGTCAAGCCTTATTGACATTGTGTTCTTATCGGGTTTGTCTGATAGGAACCCGATAAGTTTGGGTTAAATTAGATTCTTGAGTTCGAATAACCGgctaaaaataatattattgtttaagtattattatattattattgttgttgttgtttgaataattataaGGGATATTGGcatctaatatcatgaaacttttaaaaagttgagtttttcccatgaactttaaaattgacaaataatatcacgaactttaccccgagTTTGTTTTTTCccatgaatgaaaaaattcatgttattttaatagattgaagaacaattttggagggcgtgcttcaagaaaaactatcttcAAATATTGAAAAACATGAAGCTCTCAAAATTGTTATCgagaaataacaaaaaaaattcgtataataatattatttgtggGAATATTTTCATTCTTGGGAAAAAACAAATCCGggataaagttcgtgatattattagtcaattttaaagttcgtggaaaaaatccaactttttgaaagtttcatgatattagatgtcaatatccctaattataattaaattttcttCTCTAGATTGGtgtaaagcatgtttaaatcaTATATATCGAGTTTTTATCGTGTAAATTACGTTAAACATTATgtttaatcatgtaatattatattttaatcatGTAATCAAGTTTGTGTCATATCCTGATGTTATTATGTCGTATCAACTCGTACTATATCGTGTTCAAGTTGAGAATTTCCTCAACAGATCGGGTTTGGGTAAAACCTTATTGGGTTTCCTCAACTCAATAAAGACCCAACTGTTTGACTTTGACTTTATTGGGTTGGATCGTTATAAAGTTAAATCGATAATGACCCAAACGGCAAGATTTGACACCCCTAAATTTGGCCTTCCCAGTTCACATCAGAGCCAGGTTAGAAATTCACAGTGAGTTGGAATTATTTCAACAGATGTCAGTTGGAATCCTCATGGATAGCATTTCGAAGTTTCATATAGTTGTTCATACACTAGTCAATAAACAAACAATGCAGTGAGTAGTTTGATGTACAAATGACATTACACTAATCTTTACAAccatctctccctctctctctctgtatTTGATTTACAAAAGTGAGGCTATACACTAAACAAAAGAATGTGTTTACACAGACGGACGGCGCAAAGGCCGGTTTTTTCGAGCTCTGGTGAAGTAGTATGCGCGAAGCAATCGCTTCTGAAACCTCCGAAGATCCAACCTCACATCTTGGGAATCAAGATAGATCTTCTTGGTGAATTCCCATCCCTTTTTGTTCACACTGTCTGGATCCATCAGTATAGGATCATCCTTGCTGTAATCTTGATACAATGAGCTCTCTTTAGCTAGAATCTTGTAGCCAATGTAGTTCAACCCGAGCTTCATCGCCGGCTCCCCATAGTAAGTGGCTGCAGCCCAGTCTGTACCTAGTGGTATGACTTGAATGAAAACTGAACCGGGCTTCATGAAAAGGAAGTGAGTCATGGCAGCACCATGGACCCCAACCATGACATCGCTTGAGTTGAGAACGCGGTAGATTTTAGCAAGCTCGGTGCTCCTCTCGGGCCTGAGAACTTCCACAAAGAATCCAATATCCTCTGCAAGTTTCACCAATGCATCTTGATTGGTTATCGCCCTTGACCCGTTCCTGGCTACTATGACCAGTTTAGGCCTGGTTAAACTGCGTTCCCGTGTCACTATTCCCGCCTCAGCCACCTCACGCTCCTCGTCCTGAACAAGGCTGCTGATACGAGGCAGGTAGGAGCGGTCCAAGAGATCATGAAAGTCGGATATGGTCCTGTTCTTGCCTTCCATCAAGGCAGGATCAACGCTAAGCTCATCGTGGATTCTCAATCCCATGATAGCCTCGGGGAAGCAGTGGACCCTCGTGTCCCTGCTGAAATCAATAGGCGGGAAATCGGAGAGCTGGGACAGTATGTCTCCGTACTTTGTGATCCACCAGTTATGATACTCAAGAATCACAAACACAACCTTCTTGTTGAATTCTTGGGAGGTTATGTAGAGGGGGATGATCCCGTCGTTGAACTCGTGGTAGAGGTTTCCCGTGAAGCCTCCAGTCGAGAAGAACACAGCCGGGACGTCGTGGCGGACGTCACAGGCGTGGTGGGGGGCCGAGCCACTCCTGACAAGGAGGTCTAGCTCATCAATGGTGTCCATGACATGGGCTTCCCATTTTCTTGTGTAGGGCCTAATCTTTTCATGCTGGATTACCTCCTCCTCATCGAATGGGGCCGTTCCACCGGAACGGTAGAGGGTGATGGATGAGGaggcaggatgagttcttacaTCCCCTTTCATCACACATGTATCTGACCTTGTGCTACTTCTATCACAACAAAGAGTATCTGCATTTTGAGTGATATATGTTCATCAGTCACAAAAAGATTTCATCCTTACATTATTAACAAATGTGAAAAAAACTAATTAAGCATAAGAATAGCAAAAGTTGGTGAATAGCAAAAATACTCCCATTGAGGTGATCATCCTACCCCACTGCAATAGTACTCAAAAATCCCCACCTAAGGTGTTCAAATCCAATTTAAAAAAACCCCCAATAAACAAGGAGAAAGGTAACTCTATTTCTTAAAGCTCCTCTCATCAACCTTCCCCtccaacacacacaaaaaaatactagtacaacAGAAGAAT from Salvia splendens isolate huo1 chromosome 9, SspV2, whole genome shotgun sequence includes:
- the LOC121749528 gene encoding xylan glycosyltransferase MUCI21-like, whose product is MVKYQKNFLHSQWRKAKEYVFIVDEDHSLGLICSSHKRFKPKFLYFAFLALVSCILLLFPMLFSLTSTFSLFYESERGVKGFLCFSIPNDTLCCDRSSTRSDTCVMKGDVRTHPASSSITLYRSGGTAPFDEEEVIQHEKIRPYTRKWEAHVMDTIDELDLLVRSGSAPHHACDVRHDVPAVFFSTGGFTGNLYHEFNDGIIPLYITSQEFNKKVVFVILEYHNWWITKYGDILSQLSDFPPIDFSRDTRVHCFPEAIMGLRIHDELSVDPALMEGKNRTISDFHDLLDRSYLPRISSLVQDEEREVAEAGIVTRERSLTRPKLVIVARNGSRAITNQDALVKLAEDIGFFVEVLRPERSTELAKIYRVLNSSDVMVGVHGAAMTHFLFMKPGSVFIQVIPLGTDWAAATYYGEPAMKLGLNYIGYKILAKESSLYQDYSKDDPILMDPDSVNKKGWEFTKKIYLDSQDVRLDLRRFQKRLLRAYYFTRARKNRPLRRPSV